In Haloarcula limicola, the genomic stretch TCGAGCTCGGGTCGACCGTGCAGCGAGTTGTGGTTTCATTACGTTACTTGGTTCGGATGCGAACCTATATATCGCTTCCCGGACATAGTCGATACCAGGTAACGTCGATGTCATCAGAAATCTTCTCCGAGGAGGCGGCCGACGCCGATGACGGCCCCTGCGCGCTGGTCGAATCGCTCGAACAGATCGGCTCGAAGTGGCGACTGGTCGTCCTCCACGAACTCCAGGGCGGCGAACGCCGGTTCAACGAACTCAAGCGCGCGACGGACGCGAGCTCGCGGACGCTCTCGCGCGTCCTCGACGACTTACAGGAGATGGAGTTCGTCGAGCGGCGACTGGAGGAAGACGCCCCGGTCGCGACCTACTACAAGCTGACGCCGAAGGGCGAGTCGCTCTGTCCGGTCTTCGACGAGATCGAGTGCTGGGCCGGCGAGTGGCTGGCGGCGTGCGACGAATAAGAGGTCTCGTACTTCGCGAGTAACCGAGAACACAGCCTTTTCCACCCGGTAGGTCGATAGAGGTACTGATGGGAGTACGGCCACCCGCAGACGACAACGACGACCCGGACGTCATCGAGTTCGGTATCGCGGCGCTAGACGCGGCCCTGTCGGACGCCGATATCGAGTATCCCGCTGACGAGCGCGAGGTACGCGAGCGGGTCGGGCACGTCGAGGTGCCGTACGACGCCGCCGGACACACGACGACCGTCGGCGAGGCTCTCGACGAGATCGACCTCGGGCGATTCGAGAACGAGCAGGCACTGTTGAACGCGCTCCACCCCGTGTTCGAGCGCAAGCGCGAGGCGACCGGCAACAGCATCCTCTCGCAGCTGCGCTCGCTGGTCCCGTTCTAGTTCTGCCGGTCGTTCGTCGTCACGGCGGTCTCCGTTTCCGTCTCCATCTCGGGGCGCTCGGCCCCCTCACCCTCCTCTGTGTCCGCCGAATCGGCAGTAGCGTCCGCGTCGGCGCTCCCTACTGTCTCCGCCGGCGGCCCGGACTGTCGGTCCGTGCCGACGCGGTTCGCGATGTCTTCGAGCCGTCGGGTCTGCTCTCTGTTGACGGTCACGATCATGTCCGAGAGGACGCCGAACATCAGCAACTGGAGCCCCAGGAGGATCGCGACGCCACCGACCATCGCGATGACCTCGTGCGAGATGCTGTTGACGACGTAGTCGTAGACGACGAACGCCCCCAGCAGGACGCCGAGACCGATCGAGCCGAACCCGACGCTGCCGAAATAAAACAGCGGGTTGTTCGTCTTGGCCATCCGGTAGAGCGTGACGATGATCGTCGCGCCGTCGCGGAACGGCCGGAGGTTCGTCTCGGACTCGTCGGGCCGCGGCCGATAGGTGATGGGGACCACCGCTGTCGGGACGCCGTGTTTCACGCACTCGACGGCCATCTCCGTCTCGATGCCGAACCCCTCCGAGTTGAGCGTGAGACGGCGGAACGACTCGGCGGTGAACGCTCGGTATCCCGAGAGGATGTCCGAGAGGTAGCGGCCGTGGATGACCGAGAAGGCCCAGTTGATGACGGTGTTGCCCGTCTGGTTGAGGCGGGTCATCGCGCCCGATCGCATATCGGCGAAGCGGTTGCCGATGACGTGCTCGGCCCGCCCCTCGAAGAGCGGTTCCAACATCCGGTCGGCGTCCTCGGGCCGGTACGTCATGTCGGCGTCGGCGAGCAGCACGTACGGCTGATCGACGTGGCGCTCGACGGCCTCGCGGACGGCCTGTCCCTTCCCCGAGCCCTCGCCGCCGACGGTCTGTTCGACGACGCGAGCGCCCGCCGCCGCCGCGAGCTCGCGCGTGTCGTCGCTCGACCCGCCGTCGATGACGAGGACGTTCTCGAACCCCGCCTCGCGGAACCCGGAGACGACGGGTTCGATGGTCTCCGATTCGTTGTAGGCGGGCAGGAGGACGCAGACGTCGTCGCGGTCGGCCATTGACCCAACGTCGGCCACGCGCACCCAAATAAATGCGGGTCCGCGTCTGGCAGTACGTGAGTGATCGGTCAACGGCAACGTAGTCGTTCAAAACGGCCAGAAAGTCCCCGCCCGCTCGGCTCTTCCGACTCGCTGTGGTCCTCAGTCGCTTCGCTCCTTGCGGTCCTTCCTTCGTCTCATCCGCCGAGCGACCGGCCCCTTTCAGTCCCACCCGTTTCGGACGTTCAGCCGGCTACGAGACGCCGAACCCTCAGTCCGCGTCGCCATCCCGCTGTTCGCTCAGGTGTTCCCAGATTTCCGTACAGCCACAGCCGTCTTCGACGCCGTCGAGGTGATCGTCGCGGCCGTCGCTGCTGTCGTCGAGGTCGCCGTCAGTGTCGCCTACGTCGCCGTCCCGCCGACCGCGCGGAGCCTGTCTCTGGTTACTCACGTTGCGAGTAACTATCCGCGTCAACTGATAAATACGTTCCGGCGACTCCCCGCGCGTTTTACGTACCGGGAGGTGAACCACTCCGTATGGCCGATGCGTCCGACGTGTTCGACCGCGTTGGGCTAACCGAGTACGAGACGACGGCGTTAGAGGAACTCCTCTCGCTGGGCCGGACGACCGCGCCGAACCTCGCGGAGGCCAGCGGCATCCCGAAGGCCCGCGTTTACGGCGTCCTCGATTCGCTCGCCGACCGCGGGTTCATCAAGGTGATCCCGGGCCGTCCGAAGGAGTACCAACCGAAGTCGCCGGCCGAGATCCTCGACCGCGCCGTCGAAAACAGGCGACAGTCTTTCGAGGGCTTCGCCAGCGACGTCGAGGAGTACCGGGAGGCCTTCCTCTCGGAGTACCGCCCCCGCTACGAGCGCGCGAGCGAGGACATCTCGC encodes the following:
- a CDS encoding winged helix-turn-helix transcriptional regulator; translated protein: MSSEIFSEEAADADDGPCALVESLEQIGSKWRLVVLHELQGGERRFNELKRATDASSRTLSRVLDDLQEMEFVERRLEEDAPVATYYKLTPKGESLCPVFDEIECWAGEWLAACDE
- the aglJ gene encoding S-layer glycoprotein N-glycosyltransferase AglJ, whose translation is MADRDDVCVLLPAYNESETIEPVVSGFREAGFENVLVIDGGSSDDTRELAAAAGARVVEQTVGGEGSGKGQAVREAVERHVDQPYVLLADADMTYRPEDADRMLEPLFEGRAEHVIGNRFADMRSGAMTRLNQTGNTVINWAFSVIHGRYLSDILSGYRAFTAESFRRLTLNSEGFGIETEMAVECVKHGVPTAVVPITYRPRPDESETNLRPFRDGATIIVTLYRMAKTNNPLFYFGSVGFGSIGLGVLLGAFVVYDYVVNSISHEVIAMVGGVAILLGLQLLMFGVLSDMIVTVNREQTRRLEDIANRVGTDRQSGPPAETVGSADADATADSADTEEGEGAERPEMETETETAVTTNDRQN